The Prunus persica cultivar Lovell chromosome G8, Prunus_persica_NCBIv2, whole genome shotgun sequence genome includes a region encoding these proteins:
- the LOC18766407 gene encoding pentatricopeptide repeat-containing protein At4g33990, with protein sequence MFSLVPTCKGRHVSKFLPSLRLSCQLFSAATNTLQFSSDGFANENKNDDIDLLFQSCTNVHHAKQLHAFLVVSGKVQNIFLSARLVNRYAYLGDVSLSRITFDLIPRKDVYTWNSMVSAYVRSGHFREAIDCFSQFLLTSGLRPDFYTFPPVLKACQNLVDGKRIHCQILKLGFEWDVFVAASLVHLYSRFGFVGIACRLFDEMPIRDVGSWNAMISGFCQNGNAADALDVLIEMRSDGVKMDRVTATSLLTACAQSGDILSGMLIHLYVIKHGLDFDLLICNALINMYSKFGSLGHARRIFDQMDIRDLVSWNSIIAAYEQNDDPMTALGLFYSMQLLGIQPDFLTLVSLASILAQLSDAAKSRSVHGFILRRDFFVQDVVIGNAVVDMYAKLGAIYSARTVFEGLPIKDVISWNTLITGYAQNGLASEAIEVYRMMQEYKEIIPNHGTWVSILPAYTSVGALQQGMKIHGRVIKNCLDLDVFVGTCLIDMYAKCGRLDDALLLFSQVPRKSAIPWNAVISSHGVHGHGEKALKLFKDMLDEGVKPDHVTFVSLLSACSHSGLVDEGQSYFHMMQEQYRIKPNLKHYGCMVDLLGRAGHLNKAYSFIDNMPVRPDASVWGALLGACRIHGNVDLGRIASERLFEVDSENVGYYVLLSNIYANSGKWEGVEKVRSLARNRGLSKTPGWSSIEVNNNVDVFYTANQSHPKCQEIYQKLSDLTAKMKSLGYVPDFSFVLQDVEDDEKEHILNSHSERLAIAFGLISTPPKTPIRIFKNLRVCGDCHNATKFISVITEREIIVRDSNRFHHFKDGACSCGDYW encoded by the exons ATGTTCAG TTTGGTGCCCACCTGCAAAGGTAGGCATGTTTCCAAATTTTTGCCCTCGCTTCGACTTTCTTGTCAATTGTTCTCGGCAGCTACAAATACTTTGCAATTTTCATCAGATGGCTTTGCAAATGAGAACAAAAATGATGATATCGACCTTCTATTCCAATCCTGCACTAACGTTCACCATGCTAAGCAACTCCATGCTTTTCTTGTGGTATCAGGAAAAGTTCAAAATATCTTTCTTTCCGCCAGGCTTGTCAATCGTTATGCCTACCTTGGTGATGTGTCATTGTCTCGCATCACCTTTGATTTGATACCGAGGAAAGATGTCTATACCTGGAATTCCATGGTATCTGCTTATGTTCGCAGTGGGCATTTCCGTGAAGCTATAGATTGTTTCTCTCAGTTTTTGTTGACCTCCGGTCTTCGACCTGATTTCTACACATTTCCTCCTGTCTTGAAAGCTTGTCAGAATCTAGTTGACGGGAAGAGGATACACTGTCAGATTCTAAAGCTCGGGTTTGAATGGGATGTCTTTGTGGCTGCTTCCTTGGTCCATTTGTATTCccggtttggttttgttggcaTTGCTTGTAGATTGTTTGATGAGATGCCAATTCGAGATGTGGGTTCTTGGAATGCAAtgatttctgggttttgtCAAAATGGGAATGCAGCAGATGCATTGGATGTCTTAATTGAAATGAGATCAGACGGGGTAAAGATGGATCGTGTAACTGCCACAAGTCTACTAACTGCTTGTGCACAATCAGGTGATATCTTAAGTGGGATGTTGATTCATTTGTATGTCATAAAGCATGGACTAGACTTTGATCTGTTAATTTGCAATGCTTTAATTAACATGTATTCCAAATTTGGTAGCTTGGGGCATGCACGGAGGATTTTTGATCAAATGGACATAAGAGATTTGGTTTCATGGAACTCAATAATTGCCGCATATGAGCAGAATGATGATCCAATGACTGCACTTGGATTATTTTATTCGATGCAACTACTTGGAATTCAACCCGATTTTTTAACACTAGTTAGTTTGGCCTCAATTTTAGCTCAGTTAAGTGATGCTGCAAAGAGTAGGTCTGTTCATGGATTCATCTTGAGGAGAGATTTTTTTGTGCAAGATGTTGTCATTGGAAATGCAGTTGTGGATATGTATGCAAAGTTGGGTGCTATATATTCTGCACGTACCGTTTTTGAAGGACTTCCTATCAAGGATGTGATATCATGGAATACTTTGATCACAGGTTATGCTCAAAATGGTCTTGCAAGTGAAGCAATTGAAGTGTACCGAATGATGCAAGAGTACAAAGAAATAATTCCAAACCATGGAACTTGGGTTAGCATTCTACCAGCATATACCTCTGTAGGAGCCTTGCAACAAGGGATGAAAATTCATGGACGGGTGATTAAGAATTGCCTTGACTTGGATGTATTTGTGGGAACCTGCTTGATTGACATGTATGCAAAATGCGGGAGACTAGATGATGCATTGTTGTTATTCTCCCAAGTTCCCAGGAAGAGTGCAATCCCTTGGAATGCCGTAATTTCTAGTCATGGAGTTCATGGGCACGGTGAGAAAGCTCTGAAGCTATTCAAAGATATGCTAGATGAGGGGGTTAAGCCAGATCATGTAACCTTTGTATCGTTACTGTCAGCTTGTAGCCATTCAGGTTTGGTCGATGAAGGTCAATCGTACTTTCATATGATGCAGGAGCAATACAGAATCAAGCCTAATTTAAAGCACTATGGCTGCATGGTAGATTTGCTTGGTAGAGCTGGGCATTTAAACAAGGCATATAGTTTTATAGATAACATGCCTGTACGGCCTGATGCTTCTGTGTGGGGTGCTCTACTTGGTGCTTGTAGAATACATGGAAATGTTGACTTGGGCAGGATTGCCTCAGAACGCTTGTTTGAAGTTGATTCAGAGAACGTGGGCTACTATGTTTTGTTGTCAAATATTTACGCAAATTCCGGGAAGTGGGAAGGTGTGGAGAAAGTGAGATCCCTGGCCAGAAACCGGGGACTGTCAAAAACTCCTGGGTGGAGCTCAATAGAAGTTAACAACAACGTCGATGTCTTTTATACTGCAAACCAATCTCATCCGAAATGCCAGGAGATATACCAGAAGTTGAGCGATCTGACTGCAAAAATGAAGAGCCTTGGTTACGTTCCCGACTTCAGCTTTGTGTTGCAGGATGTTGAGGATGATGAGAAGGAGCACATCCTCAATAGCCACAGCGAGAGACTGGCAATTGCATTCGGACTCATCAGCACTCCTCCGAAAACTCCCATCCGGATCTTCAAGAACTTGCGGGTATGCGGGGATTGCCACAATGCAACCAAGTTCATATCAGTAATTACAGAGAGGGAGATCATTGTAAGGGATTCTAACCGTTTTCATCATTTCAAGGATGGAGCTTGCTCTTGTGGGGATTATTGGTGA